Within the Schistosoma mansoni, WGS project CABG00000000 data, supercontig 0080, strain Puerto Rico, whole genome shotgun sequence genome, the region TTCTTTGATGTACTTCATCGGTTTCTCTTTCGACTGCTGTTTCATCGTTTACTCCtacttcttcttgttctttcctttctaattcatttaatgttgaattaataaaattagTCATTGATTCTGATAAATTATCCTGAGTaacattagaagaattatttAACCACCAATCATGTGTTAAACGTGAATTCATATTATGTATAGTTAAATCTAATGGATCTaataattcatcattatcaaaatcatttaatgatgggatttcattgaataatccattagtattagtagtagtattagtattagtagtattagtagtagtagtactactactactagtagtagtagtattagtagtagtattattatcatgatcatCATTTAAGTCaaatggtgataatgatgaagtTGATCTATCATAGAAATGAtcatttaatattgaataagttTCATGTTCATTAAATAATCCTTGTAAATCATATTGTTCTTGTTCTATTACATTGAATGGTAATGATTGAATAGAGTGGCATAGTAGATTATTTCTTAATAGATTATTACTATGAATAGTATCATTCAAACCAATAGAATTTAATGaagtatttaaataattattattatgatctaATAAGGTTAAATCAGATGTTGTTACTGGTAATAAGTCTAATGATGAATTAGTATACAAATCAGATAATTCTGATGCTGATGATGTGCTGGAATTCGATTGAGATGATTGATCAATATTGAAATTTGATAAATGATCTATTTGATTGATACATCTACGTTTTGatgattgattattatgattatcattgataacctgaTCATGATCAGGATCatcattatgatcattatttaaTCTTGGATAATTATTGATTTCTGATGATATAgtatcatattcaataaaatcaataagatCAGGTAATTTAGGATAAATTTGATTTTGCCATAAAAGTAAAAATTTATGACTTATTTTATGATTTAATAATTGATTATGTAATTCTGAATTTAAACGCCATAAATCATTATGACCATCTAATTCTTCTTTACGTTTAGATACACGTTGAAAACAACGACTAGATGTAAGATGTTTACGTATAATATCCTGATTAGAATTAAAAAATAGGAAGATGATATATACATGAtaatataaatacttatacaatTACATAAAGATACCAGGACTATGACTAAATTCATTCAGCTAGTTGATATAGATCCTGGGGTCGTGGTATGAAacaaagctgcaaagggctagcttctgttggtccttcacgactcccttgctggggtccgagagatggtgtaaaacagtggctagagacgttatcagatatggctcagaatagaagccagtggcgagcatGCTagaactttcttttactttcttcataaagagcagttctaactttcttaactgaaagagtcttccggttgtacatttcagttctccttatttttttcatcctttctcttcctattttcattattttgtgcgacgcatatgtatctggtgcccttttgtaccaatatgtatgtgtttaaataaataaattaatacagATCCTGGGAGAAGTGTGTTATACCAAGTTATCAAAATACATTACCAAAATAAGATGAatttaaaaagatgaatagctGAGGAACCAACTAGGACTACTGCCTTGATGTGATGTTAAAAATTGGATATTACAACAGCACAGTCAATCTATGGTAACTAGAACATTTGTTATTCTAGGTTCTACTATACCAAGCATGGGGGGTTAGAGTGTGTCGATGTCGTACTGATGTACAAAAAGGAAGATTATGACATTAGGGTATTCCTTCTTTGGTAACTAGCGTTTGAAATACATCTGAAATGAATACAAATGGAGTTCGGATGAATAAATGATATAATTAATTTGATAAAGATATCGAATTTCACTAATGGTTGATTGTATAGATTTAGCCAGTTGAAATCACTGAAACTAACGAAGTTAGCTTTCAATATTTTTTGCTTACGCAATGTTTGAAGAGAAAATTACTAGGTTCgggtctcagagtgaacatcaactctaagatgcaggtacattcagctgaccagtcacaaataggatgaaacgcgcgtcaaactggattacactgctagccactatccatctttgcttataatacttgtgaaataaggcgatattgaggcaatacacacagtatgcacatatgccaataagagacagatcaattgcagtcctaaaatatcaatgagaatattcaaacaaacaatactaattgaataaatagttactgtttaaatcattattatattaaacaatatttcaataaaacgTATTGTTTTAATTAAGATCAATTTTTTGTATGTTGGTAAATAACCAAGGGAATTAATCATTTACATCAAATTGACTAATGTGCATTTACAGCAAATCTCTCTTTAAACTAAATAGATTTGTAAACAttagataatatatatatgtatatcctaGTTTCGATGGATACTACtgtaatgaatgagaacacaaatggggacaatcaaatgtatttgaacacaaaattacagaaaatcttggtaaaatctaataagcaaacagtaaatacttcgttggcaaaatgtcaatcaatagtctcaaaattgactgttccttttacAGATATCAGTCAGTTGTTTGAGATTTTACAGTTCCTTCACTTTCATACTAATCGCTTTCTGTTTGCGTTCTTTTCATCTGGATCTTCTagaccttctgctgccagatatttAAATCTTGACTATCGTTATgcactacttatgtcgatataagtagcacacaccacactattagCTAAAGACTATAGGTCAATCATCAATTTCAGTTAATGTTCCTTTCAGAAATACGTGGAAAACTTCTCTTACGTTAGATAACCAGTTTCATGTTATTCTATTTCTGCGCATAACTTTAGTCACTATCACCTTTTTAGTTGTTTTTGTCTTTTGGTGATTTGGTACCGATATATTCTGTCATATACAGTATGTATCCAGAAGCAATCAGTAGTAAGCTTTGAAACTGTAGGTTCCCTGCTTGTTAGTATTTCGGATTGAATTTTGATCAAACTTTGTTGGTACATACATGTCTTATGAAGATTATCTCAACAGTGGAGTAATACTAACCTTTCCTGGTAGTGATATTAGTATAATACTCATTAAATAAGTCAGTAGTTAATTGTACTCACTATCCTAGTGAATAATGCGTTGCATTTCTGAAATGAAAGTTACTTTACCAAAGTCATTAGGATGCATTAAAATTCAGCTAATGAATATCATCACTAGTCACTATTTATCATTTCTATCAAAGTTATATAAGATCGTTAATGAATAATGCTAAAAAGCTTTCCGTTGGCtggacactatcagcaataacctactatgggagagaacaaatcagatttcagtggagaaagaaatcaggaagaagcgttggaagtgaataggacacacattgaggaaaacacccagctgcatcacaagacaaagccctaacatggaatcttgaaggccaaagaaaaagagaaacatcaaaaaacacattactccgagaaatggagacagatatgagaagaatgaacaaacgttGGAAAGAATTAGAAAGGATAGCCCAGAAAAGAAAgggttagagaatgctagtcggcggcttatattccattgggagtaacaaggataagtaagtaagtaagtaagtaaaaatgaatgaatccATAGAACCTTTCCAATTTCATACTCGTAAGAAAGAAGCAGCTGATAAAATTTCATACGaaataatcatcaacatcaatttGTTCAGTCAATTATAATCCGTTTATTATTAAAAGATGTTTTGAAGATTACTACATGGTTAAATCCGTTGTTAAACAACAATCTACAACAACAGTCATTATGTTCTTATTTCGTGAATAACTTTAACAGGTATCTATTAAAGTCTTAATAAGGGAAGTTAAACCATGTTGGACATCAGACAGCtatcaagtaagtaagtaagtaaaaagcTTAGAAAAAAAacctaaacaaattattatctcCACCACTTTACCAATCATACCTCCTAATGATACAATACTCTTTACTTAATCACAGCTTagtaacaacaacaagaacataATTTTTacttactttcatagttgaaattatgagtcaactgaagctagatcaccatgggaaacctggaagcactgcttgacggccgtttcatcctattatgggactcctcagtggcagtgcgcacccacgatcccgcctcgcgaaattcgaacctaggacctaccggtctcgcggcAGACTACTTAATCGATGAAGGTAGACATccacactgttggatgccggctcagtgggctagtggttaagcgctcgtgcgcgagactggtaggtccttggtttgactctcgctcgcgaggcatgatcatggatgttcactgccactgaggagtcccatggggtggtctaacttcaattgactcatgatttcaacgatggaAATACTAAAAGATTTTCACCTAAAAGAACCCCTTTCTGATTTTACTTACTTTCCATATCAAATTTTCTTTTCTATaaccataaaatacaaaatgtaattcaatccattcatatatttctttcaatgtaattttatattttttcaatCCATTCATTGACATATAGATTAATGTATGTGAATTAAATACaggtttataatttatattattttgataGATTTGTTTTTCATGTAAAGATAATTGATCATATTgtacaaataatttattattctcTGTTATATAGTACTGATAATGGTTACTATAATCTATTAAAGTAGtattctgatgatgatgattaaaaatttttttagaaTTAACTTGACTACTAATAGGATTGATGATATGAGTAGTTGATGAATTCAGAAGTAAATTTATATCAGTTACATttattgattgttgttgttgttgtggatCATCCTCATCGATATTATTACcgacatcattatcatcattcttACGTAACTTTTGTATAGATGAATGACATTCAAATCTTGAAAGgttattattacgtaatgaatggttattattattattattatatagatCATAAATAGAAAATTGTTGATTATCCATAGGATTCACATCATTAGGATTCATATAGACAGTATTGAATAATTGTTGacaatttaaattattattattcattgtattaGTTGCCATAGTAACAGGAATAGGATCAAATTGAATAGGATTAGAATTGgaataaaaattaattgtattatttaaacattttaaaggtgaatctttatattgtttatttgttaaaGCAATACTACTAACATagttattatcagtagtattagtagtattattatgatTTGATACAGAGGTGTATGACCgatgttttaaataatttacaaacGGGATAgtactattattttcattacgATGATGTAATCCATTGAATAATGAAACATCCTTTTGTTTACAGTTGTTTAATGTTGTATTGTAGTTATGAAATTTTTGTGATGGTGATTTCAATGTTGTCATGGATGTTGATGTTGAAGAATATAGATTATGAATTGGATGAAATAAATGTAATGGAGGTGTAGGAGGTGGAGATATCGGTGAGGTTGTCGATGTGAATTCATGAATATTTAATGTCTAATAGGaaatacattttgtttataaaaaGAAAGGGGGAAAAGGAAtgaaagcaattagtccctttgataaattttgatagtgtaataataagaagacgaaaattatcagaactatgtgatgatagaATAGGGTGGGTGAACGtctaccaaaatggttgcagataaaaatagatcagaaggggttttcgtggatatttcagtattttcatggttgaaatcatgagtcacttgaagctagaccaccatggaaaacctggaagcactggaaggccgtttcgtcctattatgggactcctcagcagcgtgcattcacaaccggctcagtggtctatcggttaagttatctggtgcgagactagtaggtcctgggttcgaatctcgcgaggcgaggccatcgatgcacacttctgaggagtcccataatagNNNNNNNNNNNNNNNNNNNNNNNNNNNNNNNNNNNNNNNNNNNNNNNNNNNNNNNNNNNNNNNNNNNNNNNNNNNNNNNNNNNNNNNNNNNNNNNNNNNNNNNNNNNNNNNNNNNNNNNNNNNNNNNNNNNNNNNNNNNNNNNNNNNNNNNNNNNNNNNNNNNNNNNNNNNNNNNNNNNNNNNNNNNNNNNNNNNNNNNNTCTTCAAGATTTTTGAATTTCTATAGTTTTTATCACGGGATTGAAAGTTTTCGTTTCAGTCGCCTTATAGGATCATGACTGAGCATTGCTGAGAATATCCTTACCCTCCGGTGCTCCCTAGTTTAATTGGTTATCGAACTAAGATCAGGCCACAATGTAGAACATATTATCATAAATGTGAAGTATTTTGAAAGGAATAAGATTGATGTATTGTAAGGTGAAACGAAATTTTTTGTTACCCCTATTTACTTAATTGTTGGGTGGAATTCATAAAATTTCTATTCACAAGTAATTATTGACTGACCTCAGACAAAGTTGCTTTTAAAATCTTATTATTTGGTCAATATTCCTCTTCTAAACTACCTGTCTCCCTGTTGTTTAGATAAAGTTTTCTGGAAAAATATTGCTATTCATAGAGTTCCATCTTTCGATGATCATTAATTGCATGTAAACACTAACTTAGAAACGAATTTCATCGCAAACAAATATAAAACCTGGGTGAACATATTAGAAATTGTTTGGATATAACAATCCTGTTGAATTAAAAGCATATGTAAAACTGAGAGGTTatcatattcaataaatcaattATCTTACTCTTAATCGCATCTTATCGATAGTCAATTTGCACCGACCAAGTCGGATAGTGATTATTCTATAATGGATGAcatacttattaatttatggaaggcagagatggatagtggctagcagtggaatccaggacgcgcgtttcgtcctatttgggactcgtcagctggatgaacctgcatctcagagttttgtgaattaaggctatatcgaggcaatacgcacagtatgcacatatgccaattagagactgatcagttgcagtcctaacaaattgatgggaagattcaaacaaacaatactaagtgaatttaaacttcaccccatcgcacaagcaattggctatcaggactcagtggccaagtggataacgcgatggcgtttgaagcgaaggtactgggttcgagtcccagagtgaacatcaactctgagatgcaggtacaaacagctgacgagtcccgcgtaggacgaaacgcgcgtcctggatttcactgctagccactatccatctttgccttacaaacttatattttatttgcatatattgaaattaatagaagaataatatcaataataaagaTAAATGTTGCCaaagtttacatttgaatgtcTTGAATAGTTGAACCTAGAATAGACAAATGCATTTTGTCCGGTGCTTTCAGATACAAAGCcatatatatcagtcagtcggctacaacgtaggaccaggcacatatatgcatcgatccaagttgccatatctcgttagcacaacaagatgaacaccaaattcatagaagtaagtAGTTTAGTGGtggcaatatataaaagaaagattgtatataaggatatagtaccggaagaaagacaaatatgaagcaatttcaatctcaaggtttaagggaagataaagagtgcatacacctacgccattgtgatcgattctgagccacgtcacacagagtctccaaccattggttacgatagtcatacGCAcatcaaccaagtagtctgcacctaccaacatggttcagactagaagttagtgacttcaaacactgatgttttggtttggccgtccctaactctctaccaaccatcgccaatactagtcaggaTCGCGCAttgtggtaatcgatgttcacgCATACATAACACgcgacccaaccatctcagtcgatgaagattcatgacctcatcaactgatttaccatcattccctaatatccTAGTGGTGGtgatttatatgttaagcccatataccgtATAATAGCTtcaggacaagccaatttatctatccattatgagtcccgttttgaccttgttaattattcacttattaaccccgactattttttatatgaccgtaggtgtgtgtacacttcttatcctattcatcgcatatctgtaacttattcttgtctgactataaacaattgatgaacgctttataaaagtgagttggcttacccgccatttCCAATGCttgtcattttgttttgctcgctgatatttactcatgtgcttataactttatGGCCtgtgtcatttgtcaataaaactgtagctgtcgcttctctttaccttctgattttatgcaccgtcaAGAtgtgtattataacggttatcgaggtgaatgattaacaaagcacggcactacacccTGAGTCTAACATCACTATTACTTATCCGGTGATCTCAGCAGATGCGAGCGATATtcctaagacatctgtggtcaaatactagtaacttacgagtatcttctactcttaatggccacgtttcgcagccgtaaaatAGAACAGAGTGAaatgctgtgcagtatactcgtcccttaattgatagatggatataTCTTCTTCGCCATAAGtgacgtaagttgacaaaagccatGACAATGATCAATCATATTTCATAGAGGGTAGATAGTCAGTTGGAAACAAATCAAGACATGGATACTAAAATGGATCACTTAAGGTTGTTACACTACATCAAAAAAGTGAGGTAAAATTACCAAGATAAATATGAAACGGATAGATGTAATAATATCGATAATACTCAAAAGATGAGATATCAAGTGTAGAACTGCAGAGGAGAGGATGAATTCACAGAATAGAAATTATAAAACGATTTTGAAACTGAGGTTCTAGTATTAAATAACGAGTAAATTAATATACCCTATTTAAATTTACTTTGCCTCTTATTACTCAATGTCTTTGACATGTGCACTTCAATTAagcagtctgcatctaccaatataACTTGGTCCAATGATGAATGCTTTCATGAATTCGAGTGTCTCTAGTATTGTCCAAATTTGATTATACCCTTAAATAATACTGAATATCAAGGTGAACAATGGTTAACAAAACTTAACATTTATCTCAAACATTTCGGTCTGTGAAGACGCACAATCTTTTTAGTCAATATTCTATGTTTGGTAATAATCCTGTGACTGAAAACAACTTTATTCAATCGAACAATTCTTATCATCTATACCTATGACAAAATTCTTCTAATCTTTGAATTTCTTCTACCTCCATAAGTTATGTTTCATGAATATTGGGATaattaatacaaaatgaagttagatggtggttggaggtagtcagcaggaaaccctggacccaggtttcgtgctacttgacactcgtcagcaaggtgtaccagTACTCTTAAGGGAACTGGTTCTCCCTAACGGATTTGATCCCGTATCACCCAGCTTCAGAGTCAGAggcgttaccactgagctattcgagccgcgaccgacctcctctAGGACTGGGATGTAATCACAATcgattgatcactaggtggtgatcaatgtcatacgtgtcaagtccttcttagtgctgatcgaatgctatgcagtgtcgagccacctaaactagtggccacattgcaacttgatcgatagcatttgatcagcactaagaaggaattGACAcgaatgacattgatcaccacctagtaATCAATCGAATGTGATTACAAAATGAAGTATTACCTACTATAATCACATTATAACAGGCACATGGATATCTTGTCTGTAGAGCAAGTAACGTAAGTTGTTGACAAaagatttttcttatttttcataACTTTTCGTCATAACTACTGTTTTAGGGGTAATCAAGTAATTTTAATTAGTATAATCTTTCTACTAATGAATAAAGTTTCTGTATGGATTTCATTCAAGAAGTTTGAATCTCTGaacatatttttaattttatggttgaattcatgagtcacttgaagctagataaccatggaaaatctggaagcactggacggccgttctgttctattatgggactcctcagcagtgcgcatcccttctgatatttcaACTTAACAGTGAGATTATTTTTAAGTAATCATTCATTCACTCtaataattatttgattaaacaaacaatatatatattcataattcATCTAATAACTTTTAACTAAACATAAATGATATgaaagcaaagattgatagtggctagcagtgaaatccaggacgcgcgtttcgtcctacgcgggactcgtcagctgaatgtacctgcatctcagagttgatgttcactctgggactcgaatccagtaccctcacttcaaataccatcgcgttatcgactcggccactgagtcctgatagccacttgcttgtgaaatggggtgaagtttaaattcaattagtattgtttgtttgaatcttcccattgatgtttaagactgcaactggtcagtctctaattagcatatgtgcatactgtggattccgctgctagccactatccatctttgcttatattgcttatgaatttaggctatattgaggctatacacacagtatgcatatatgccaattagagactgaccagttgcaatcctaaacattaatgagaagattcaaacaaacaatactaattgaataaaTGATATGATTTTGATCCTTGATGATAAGATCATGAATATGCATTGATAAATTATCCTATATTGGATAGAACACAcaatgaggaaatcacccaactgcgttatAAGGCAAGCCCTCATATAGAGTCCTCAAGgtcaaatgagaagaggaagaccaaactACACATTATACCAAGAAATGAAAACAGATATGCAAAGAATGAACAACACTTAGATAGGAAGGTCTAGAACAGAGTACGTTGAAGAATGTTagtcggcggcttatgctccattcagggtaacaggtgtaagtaattacttcttaattttcaataattctttatttaagattaatttataatgtttaattttgagaaaaaagacaataattaaataaaaccgtacaaaaaaatttttttattgttaaaagttttcagtcagttactttattgtttgtttgttggtgTAATTTAATTGACAACAATATGTTGACCTgaaccttttttttcttttttataataataataacaaaaaaatatttttttagattttattgtttctatattgaataaattttttgtttccttttttttatttttcccgcatttttttcatctttctttctttctttctatgTAGATGAGTTACTTTTTTATTGATAGTGAATATTGAACTGAGgttatttaaataattgttagttgtttttttatatttatgatcaaaattgatcaacattgttgaTCTAAGGTTTGATATTTGTAAGAATAGTATATACACAATCTTGGTAGGATTGATGCATAGTTAGaagcattacttacttacttacttacttacttacttacttacttacttacttacttacttacttatgcctgttactctcaatggagcataggccgtcgaccagcattctccaacccattctgtcctccacctttctttctaattctttccaacgtttgttcattcttctcatatctgtctccatttctcggcattaTGGGTTTTTTTAtgttcctcttctcctttggccttcaggattccatatgagggcttgttagtgacgcagttgggtgacttcttCAATgcgtgttctatccacttccaacgcttcttcctgatttcttcctctactggaatctggtttgttgtcttccATAGTAatttgttgctgatggtgtctgaccaacggatccgaagtatcttgcgtagacaactgttaataaacacctgtatcttttggatgatggttttcgtagttctccacgactccgccacatacagtagaactgtcttgacatttgtattgaaaattctgatcttgttgttggttgacaattgttttgagttccagatgttcccAAGttataaatatgctgctcttgtttgtggaatcctcgccctcacatctgcatcagatccaccgtgttcatcaatggtgCTACCCAGATAtctaaaggttttcacatccttcaaagcttctccgtcaagcgtAATTCGATttgtgcatgttgtattgtatcgaagagtcttacttttccctttgtttatact harbors:
- a CDS encoding rhoptry protein, putative gives rise to the protein MFEYTSDYLAEKLRENWLIRNHSNEFIVNMEEYDDSLTNLNWLQTLNIHEFTSTTSPISPPPTPPLHLFHPIHNLYSSTSTSMTTLKSPSQKFHNYNTTLNNCKQKDVSLFNGLHHRNENNSTIPFVNYLKHRSYTSVSNHNNTTNTTDNNYLRKNDDNDVGNNIDEDDPQQQQQSINVTDINLLLNSSTTHIINPISSQVNSKKIFNHHHQNTTLIDYSNHYQYYITENNKLFVQYDQLSLHEKQIYQNNINYKPVFNSHTLIYMSMNGLKKYKITLKEIYEWIELHFDIIRKHLTSSRCFQRVSKRKEELDGHNDLWRLNSELHNQLLNHKISHKFLLLWQNQIYPKLPDLIDFIEYDTISSEINNYPRLNNDHNDDPDHDQMYQSNRSFIKFQY